The Nicotiana tabacum cultivar K326 chromosome 1, ASM71507v2, whole genome shotgun sequence genome segment AGAGCCATTAAAGTTGTCCAAGATACTACATCCTGATAATCCATCTGCTCAAACAGAGAACGGGCAGCTACTACATTTCCAACATTAGCATACCCATCGAGCAAACAATTCCAAGTAACAATATCCCTCGAAGGCATATCCATAAACAGTAAATTTGCAGCCTCCATATCTCCAATCCCCACATATCCAGATAACATGGAATTCCAACTAAATACATCCCTTTCCGGCATTACATCAAAAACACGACGCGCAAAATTCACTTCTCCATTTTTCACATACCCGTCAATCATAGTATTCCAAGTCACCAAATCTGAGTCAGAACTTAAATCAAACACCTTCCGTGCATCATCAATCCGCCAACAAACTGAGTACATATGAATCAAAACATTCCTAGTGTACAAATCCAACTCAAACCCACATTTCACAATATGGGCATGAATCTTCTTACCTTCTTTTACCATACCCAAATCAGCACAAGCCTTAAACAATATCGGAAAGGTATAATTATTCTGAAATATTCCATTTTTAACCATCTGATCATAGTAAAAAAACAAAGCTTTACTTGGTTcatcaaaattcacaaaactttTCATGATTGTATTACAAATAAAAGCATCTGGGGTTTCAAGATTCTCAAAAATCTTTACAGCATGAGTTAAAGTGAGCTGTGAAGAGCAAAGTTTCTTCACAACTCGACCTGCAGCTAAAGGGTGTTGAAAAATGCCTGAAAGTATGAGCTGGGAATGTATTTGATTAAAATATTTCAAGTTTGGGGTGCAAGAATCTAAGATACGTAAAATGGGGTGGCTTAAATTCAATATCTGTGCACTATTGTTGTTGTATGGGTCAAAAGATTCAGCATCATGTTGATCAGACCAGAGCTTTGGAGGGGGCTTTGAAAGGTTTATTTGGGTTTTGATGAACTTATTAACGTATTCTGAAGAAAGGGAGAGGGATTGCTTGGGATGTTTAAATCTAACGGCCATTTTTTCTCCCGCGAAATTTGGCGGCCACTGGAAATGTTATTACTAGAACCCTTAAGAAATTCGTGCTTGCTGCTTGGTGGAGAATACGCGGCGCGGGCTTTTATTGAAGTACCAAATTTTATTGCAAATTTGCATACATCCACAAATTCTATTACTTTCTCATGGcgtatgtaattttttttattaagatCATATTTTTATTGTTACTCATTTCTAACATAATACACGTTTCAAGTCCGGATAAAGGATGTTCATTGCGATAAATTGGCAGTTAGTATAAAATTTGTCAATTTGTGACgaatttcatcacaaaatatcATTGAGACGTGCTCACCTAGGCACGCATTATGCCTGACACCCAGAAGTGATGAAAAATGAGTAGTGGGTGCCACCACAAGTCGGAACTGAGGCATAGTTGTTAGTGTTGCTACTCATTTGTGATATATAGTCTTTCACATTTTTAATAACTAAATATATCCACATAACTGGTGTTTTTCCTTTACCTACTTtcttataaatatatattattttatttgctATTCAATAATTAGTTTTATTAAAGTGTAtacatttaataaaaatcaacttAATTTCGTTTGGTGAGAAATTTTAGTTTTGATTGGTGAGAATATTATTCAATTATGGAATATAAGGTTTTCTTTTTTTTGTGCAACGTCCACAGAATTTGATGTTTTTGGCAAGAAATTTACGAAAAAGCATCACCATATTATAAATATATCAATTTTTGGAACACATATTAGGTTTCTAATTGCCAGAATTTGAGTTGAGTAATATTGCCAATTTCATGTTAGTTAAGGGAATAAAGAAAATTAGAATGTGAGAATAATAATCAGAAAGACAAAATAAACTATGTGTTGATAGTTTAATAGAAAATTGTCGATCAAACATTTGACATAAAAGACTGGCTATAACAGTTTATGTAAGGCAGAGTAATGTCCTTGACTAGTTAATTTCCAttatcttcttctctttcttaACATTCGTGTTTATCTACCTTTTATTTACGTCCTCTACTACTTAAGTGACCATTTGCGTATTAAACCAACTAAAACAGCTCCCGCTTGACTTCTGTCACTCCATATCTTGCAAATGTTGTTCCCCCTGTATTTACTACTTAATTGTGAGcggaaaaaaattaaatttattcaACACCATTTCACAGCACCCAATGTTTCTTCTCTAGCTCAGCCAGTCACCCAGATATCTTTCAAGTAACCGATCAAGAATGCGTCACTTCACTAACTAGTAGATCCATGAAATAAAGAGAAATGTCTTAGCTTTGCAAAAAATAGGCACACAAGTGCGATATTCTGATTCCAACATTCCTCAGATAAAGGGGGCATTGCAGAAAACCAGAACCTTATCCTTCACATTTTGAAATAATTCCAACAGCAAAAGGAAAAACTAACAAACAAATCAATACACTAACTAACTAGAGTTGCAACCCTAAATCGGAAACATTTCTAATCAACATCTCCAGTCCACATCCTGGAATGGTTGTTATATACTTCTCCATTTTTTGCCTCTAAGTTCTTACGACATCTCTCTGAACCGAGCAATGGCCTTCTTTTGTATGAGAGTCTTGTAACTGTCACCAGCCTGTACTTCAAGGTTTGGGTCAACCTTCTTGGGCTGATGAATTCCAAGTCCTGCTCTACGTTCAGATGCTTGAGCTTGGACTGGCTCTACCATACCACTTCCATCCTTCCCCAATCCCTGAATTCATGACaataaaagaaaccaaaaacAATTCCCAAAATACAGTGTTAGGCTTTGACATACGAGAAGGAATACCAATTTGCAGCCAGGGCATCACGAGCTCATACAAGTATATACACAAAATGCAGTGTTAACCTCCCACatattttagaagaaaaaaaaggctGTAACCCTTAATAAACAATTCAGCAGCACCGGACCGATGAAATCGATATAAGCTTCTTGTTTTTTATCAGTATAATCAATATAAGGTTATTAGTCGGGATCCATATATGGTACAAAGGAAGAACTAAATCTGTATTAGGTGATACCAATTAGTTGGAATACGTTTTAGTAATGTCAGCATGTTTACTTTAGGTCCAATGTTTTTATGAGTATTTTGGTCCTGTAAGAGATCTACAGGCTAATGGAGAACCTCTAGTGCTTTCacttctattttttaattttattttgatataatagcgGACTAAGATGAGCTTAAATGGAGCGATATGGCAATTGAGGATCCATAAAGCCATCCCAACTTGCTTGGGATTGAGGTGTAGTTATTGTAGTTGTAATTAGTATAAGGTTATCAACAACATTTTTAGATGAAGGAGATTATGAACAACATTTTTCTGCGATCAAATAGATATGAAGTCTATGAAGAGTTGTAGGGTAAGAGATGATACCAAGCCCTCCTGCCATCCCATGTTGCGGAGCATACGGTTGCCCACATTACTCTCGTCGATAGCCCGGTCAGCAGAGATCACCTCAAAGCTCTGACTATTTGCTTCTGCACTACGTCCACCTCCAACACCAGGTGGGAAAGGTGTTGGATCAAAAACACCTCTTCTAGATGTTGAGTCTCGATCTTGAAGCCCAgcaataatagaaaacaaatttTCTCACAAGTTAATACACATAGAAACAAATCTAGCAACCACCATTGGAATCTTCATCTTTTGAAGTTTTCCAACTAAGCAAGGTCTGGACCTACAGAAAAGTTTTCAACTATGGAAGAATTGCATCCTATTACAGAAATGAAGAGAAGACTCTTACAAAAAACCATGGCGCATTAGAAACCTCAGGAGGAAAGGGAGGGTGGGATAGGAGGGagggagagagggagagagatgcAAAGCTGAGAAGAGTTGAAACAAGCTGCATTAGCCCAAAATGTTGAGTGAATTCTTACTTGAATCTCCAAGATCTGATGCATCATCTCCAAAGGCTGAAGATGAACCATACAAGCTCCTCCGCTCAGCAGCACGATCTCGGTATGCAGTTGTAGTTTGAGACTGCTCCTTAGTAGATGGAGGCTGCGATGGCATCTCTGAGAACCTTCTTTTACCACCTCCAGCTGGTACTGGGGGCATATAAGAACCCAAAGCAGATGCATCTGTCCTAAAGGGCGCTGCAGAGGCATCTGCATTTGTTAATGAGGGAGCTGTGCTTGGTGGCATGGTATGTGAGGTGGATGAACTTCCAGATGATCCTGTATACAGGGTATCCGATTTCACAACTCCTAAACCAGAACCTCTTATTACGCCCTTCAAAGTGCCCCCAGAGCTGTTAGTCACAGACCTAGGCTTATCCGGAGACTCAAAACTCACAGACTGAAAAGTTGAGTTTCCTGCAAGTCCTGGACTAGCTGTAGCATTCTCTCTAGCAGTCAAGGGCTCAGCTTTTAACTTGGTTTTCGCTGCAGGTCCTACTGAGTTAGATCTGTCTTCACCCACTGTCTGGTTGTCTTCAAGCGCCACGCGGGGAGCTTGACCTTCATGACTTCTTTGCTTCCACATTGATAATACATTATTCATTTTCTTCTTATTGGCAAGGATGCTGCTTTTTGAGGCAAGTTTTATCTCTTTTGCCTtctccttctctttcttttcagCAGCTATTGCTGCAGAGGCAGCAGCCTGGATAGCGTCGGGTAGTGAGGAAGCCTTCTCACCAGCTACTACAATAGCTGGTGCAGATATAACAACTTTCTTAGTGTTTGAGCCATCAGATGATTTGGTAGTTTCAGTTTGTCCCTCTGCTGCTTTGGTGTCATTGTGATTGGTACATGGTACATATTGCTGAGTTTTCTGGTCGTAAGTATACCAGATCCCATTGTTACCGTCATAATACAAACCTGCAAAAGCAACAATAATTGCGATGGTGTCACATTTTACCTACACCCGTAATTACGTCCTAGGGTTTACCAAGACCTTTTCATAACCCAGCTCCCAACACATAAACTTGAGAAAAGAGAGAATCACTACAAGATGAAACAGAAATAGAAAGATAGTTTTTTCCCAAGTATTATTAATGCAATAGCAGCAATAATCACATAAAAAATAGGCTCAAACAAGACTGCCAGATGAAACACAAACCTCCTGAAAGAATGAAACCTAGCACACCCTTAAAATAGGCAATTGGacaatatttggttgaagttggagggaaaaaaaaaaaaaagagcacttgaagttgaagttaaaaagagtatttgaaagttaaatgtgtttggacattaaTTTCACCTGAAAAAATGAAGTTGAAGATTGGTGAGTAAAaacaattttcacttgaaatgcCCCTCAAACAAGTCTTTCAACACTTCACCCCTATTTGAAATACTAAAGTTCAGTTCAGtatttacaaaataataaatgatatttaTGGCCAAACATAAGTGGAATTGGTAGATTATTGGACTGAGAAAATAAGACAGCAGGTGCACAACTCAGTTAAAGTCATTGTCATTCACCCCCCCCGGCCCACACACACAAAATAAAAATTCCCCCTGATCATAGTATAGATTCTCAtacaaaagcaaaagaaataaTGTGGAACCATTTCTCCCTACATGTGAAGAATTTTCAGATGGGTGACCTTTCACACTTAGCAGCTTACGAGCAAGGGACCCGAATGCCATCACAGTTCCCAGCACTTTATAGACCAAATGTAGATATACTGGACTATAATCTCTAATTgtttataaagtaaaaaaaaaatctctaTCCAGCCAAGTCTTCACGAGAAGAAACGGGCACCAAAATTGCACTAGCTTCTCACATTCCGGGGTCAACTTGAAGGACATTGAGATCTGCAACATTATCTACTAAATGGACCTCTGCAGTCTCACTTAGACTGCCATACAACCCCATGGCACCCAAAAGGCACAAGACGTGAGCAGACAAAGTGTCCACTATTTCATGTACTTAGTTAAAAAGCATCAGCTAATAATATGTGCTTAACCAGACTTGGTTCATATATGACACGAAGCGAACAGTGGTTTAACATAAACTGGAAACAAACCTGTATTCCCATCATAATAAAAACCAGAAGCAGCATCATAATAATAGCCAGAAGCTTCATCCCAGACAAATCCAGATTGTGGAGCAGAATTCTGACCAGCAACTTCTCCACTGCGCTCTTGTCCACCAGTTGACAGTTTATCATCAGGATTATATTCTTTTGGTGCCCATCCAACAGCATCATACTAAAAGCATGGAGGAGGTATAATTAGACAAGTGTAACTTGACCTAATTCTATTGGATGATTATAGTGTGCTAACATGCATCAAATGACGAATCAACATTTTAGAGTCTTCTATTGAAAGATGAACAGATGTCTATCCAACCAACGTAAAAGAAAGCTACAAACTACACAATGCCTAAGCTATCACTTGGTGACACTCAAAGCTCATTCTTTGCAGCAATAGTCTCCCCATCTCACCCACCCACCCCCAACCCTGCCGCGAAACAGAACAGAATTATGAAATGAAACCGTTGCATAtggataaaaacaacaatagttAGCTTTTACTCCCATTTATTCCAAACAATTACAGAGAGAAGTACAGCGCAGAGTCAGCTTAATTAAGAGAAATTAATAAAAATGATTAGTAAAAGCGCAGTGATTCTACTAATCTGCAGAAAGTACCAAAAAGGAAATACAACATCGGAAGTCTTCAATACATTTGAGAAAAGGATGAATAATGTTTCAATATTTGAGAAATGGATGACATATCTTAAGTTATTCGATTGATACACTCTGACCAACTGCATGAGATGTATTTAATCAACTTGCAGCAATTTAGAAAAGCTACTAAGCAGATATGAATGGAAGGAATTCACCCATTCAGACTAAAATTACTTGTTCAAGATCATCTCTCTCTAACAAAGGTATCTGTAGGCAGCAAATTTCCCCAGCGTAACAAAAAAAATGAACAGAGCTATAACCAAGGTAAAGAGTAGGAGAACCTGTTGAGCAAAAGTTGCTGCTTCAATAGCAGCAGCTGCAAGGCTACTAGTCTGAGAAGCATTTGATCCTGGTCCAAGGATACTTTTTGCATATGCAACTCTAAGAATCTGCCCATTCTTCTCCAATGTTGTACCGTTTGTTGCTTCAAGAGCTTTAGTAGCTTCCTCCACCTGAGATATACGAAAATAGCACAATTAAGATAACTTCAGAAAAAGATCAAGTTCCTACTACAGACTTCATCCAATTTGCTCGTTGACAAATAAAGACTAGAATCCTTACAGGGAACAAGCCTCTAAGCAATGCAGAAAATGGAAATATTATACATGACAATGGTAAAATACTATATGAAGAGAACATGAACCACCTTGTATGTTTTTCCCTTTTGTGAATGAAACCCTTACTCATCCACAAAAAACAGAAGGAAAAACATATTGATATTCATGTTCCTAATCACCAATATAATCTACAAAAAGAATGTTTTACACAAACTTCTCAAAATGAAAATATCATATAAATTTTCCCATGGCCAACCAAAAATAAGGATGTGTACTCCTATTGATGCTCCGTGCCATATATGAATATTCAATCACTTCAATAACAACCAAAACTAAACGTACAGAATAGAAGTGCACAAATGCAAATCCCCTCGAGACGTGAGTGAACTTGTCTCTGACAAGACGAAGATCCTGCACATATTAAGTTGTTAGACAACTAGATAGGAGCCAGGAAACACAAAAGAAGGGCAACAATGTCAagaaaaaatcaccttaataGGAGCGTGTTTGGAAAATTCATAACGAAGCATCTCCTCATCTGCATTTTCATCTAATCCACGGACAACTAAGACATGTGTGGGACCTGATAAAGTATCAAATTAAGATCAATCCAACTATGCTAATTAAGTGCCCGTTTGGGGAATTGGAGACCCTCTTAATCAGGATTTAGTGGGAAGGCAACACCTGTTCTTTTCTAAGAATCCTAGTTTGGCAAGAACCTGAACTCCTGAGATGTGTGGGACAACTAAGACATGTGTGGGACCTGATAAAGTATCAAATTAAGATCAATCCAACTATGCTAATTAAGTGCCCGTTTGGGGAATTGGAGACCCTCTTAATCAGGATTTAGTGGGAAAGCAACACCTGTTCTTTTCTAAGAATCCTAGTTTGGCAAGAACCTGAACTCCTGAGATGGCCTTAAGCTGGATTTGGTCCAAAGAATACGGCCTAAAAGTCTGGAGTGCTGTGACCACATCTTTTAATTTTCCTTACCCAAAAGTAATTACCACCTTTATACCTATCTCTCTTCCCATTTTCTCTCTTTCCTCCATATAAATATAAGTAATAACATGCCAAACCAAGATTACGTGAAATCCCAAATAACCTTTACGTTTTAAAAAACAAGGACCGAACGTGCATTAGATTATACTGGATATAAATTGCCTTTAAAATCGGTTGGATTCAATCTATTCCATACTTGGAAGTTCCAAACAAGAACCTAGATATGAGCTGAACATATCATATATTAGTAACCTGCTTCGCCTCTCCTCCCCAGAGAGCTAGAGTTGGATGATGCCATGTCTGCTGGAGGAGCATCATCTGTCCGTGGCTCATTACACTGTTTCAAAGAGGAGAAAACAGGATCACCATAGCTATCATAGGATGATACCAAGAAAAAACTTGTGCGCTGGAGCTATATCATGATAATAACTTTATGCATCTATGAACAACTCAGCCAAGACATTTGTCAGACTGCAGATAAAGAAAATATCTGATCGGTGTAAAGTATAAAAAAAACAAGACTACCCAATGTTACTATTTTGAACACAAACAGCAGCATCCTTAACTCCAACTCTCTGTtcacaaaccattgcatacaagACATATTTGCATCTTTTAATTAGATCAACATTGATAGCAAATGTAGTTCAgtcttcaatcaataaaaaatggCAGAAATCTACATTTCATATAAGTTGTATATACACAAAAGAGCAGGGGCTGTGAGAATGCACCGATTTTTCCCAACAAACATGTGCAAAtattgttttttaaagaaaaaaaaacaaaattgaacacgaacagtgaaaatatataaaattaccaTCTAGGAAAGATGATAAAAATCATGTGTGTGTGCATGTATGTTGGATAATGGGTGGCTTCGATCAAAGTCGAAGCAATTTACAAGTTTCATAATAAATTATCTTCTTCCTCTTACAATAGAACTCTAAGGTAATGAAATCCCTTTATTAACAGAGATTGTCAACTAGCAAGGTAGAGTTATAAGAGTACTATAAGAATAAGATTAAAAATAAGAACCTGAAAACAAGATGTCCGCCGTGCAAAATTCACACATCCACAGATGGTGCACATCCAATCAGATGGAACAGTGATACTCCGGTGGTTACCATGGTTAGATCTTGAAGCACTGTCTAGACTACCAGGCCCACCGGGTCCTCCAGTTGGCTTGCTACTGCCAAACAACAAATTAGAGGTCTGTTAATTCAAACTTTGCAGCGGTACCAGAACATAATATTCAGAAACGCCAAGAGTAATTTCTAAAACTGCTGAAAAACATGGTACCTCTACTACTAAGAAAATGGACATTGCAGCTTGTCTGAAAATTGcagaaataaaagatgaaaataaccGGAAGTTGAAGAAATATTAATTACTGTCCTGATTGGGGGCCTAGTGGGTatattttcctctttttgaaGGAAGAGCACACTTCCTGTTCTCTTTTACTCCCTTACCTTCCCTAATTTGCAGGCAGCATCAAAATTCAAGGAAAAAGAATAAAAGGGATGATGACTTTTGATATACCATGAAAGGGAGTGCCGCAGTTGCAATGACAAAGCACAAAGAACTGATGGTTCAAGAAAGCTTGAATAAATTTACTCAAAAAGGGTGCTCCAAATTTGAGCCCAAACAGAAACTAAACCCTAAATGTGCAAGAGAAAGTAAACACTTGGTGCATTATACCCTTGGCTTCACTAGACAATCTTGCAAAGTATGAACTGGCAGTGATAATAAAGATAACAAAATCAGTACTCTCATAtgcaacaaaataatatttaccTGTACTCGAAGAAAAGCTTCCTACCATCCACAACTAGACCCTCATCCCCAAGTTTATCCATCATTGCTTGCGCCGCACCCTATTTCACAGCACTAAGCTCAATTCTGTGCTAGAATGAAATGGAAAATATGACATTTGCATATAATTTTATTGGTCATACCACAGAAGGGAAATCAATAAAGGCAAATCCGCGAGAAACGCCAGAATTTCGTTCTTTGATCACACGAACATGGCGTAGGGGCCCCCACTCAGCCTTTAAAAAAAAAGCAtacaaaaggaaagaaatttGATGAGCACAAATACAGCAAAACTGAGTGGGCGACAAGTAGCACATAGAGAGTTGAGTGAGAAGAAGAGATTGACAGAGAGAGTACAAGGATCTGATACAAATCTTCTTCGGTCGTTTTCTGTGAAAGGCCTTTGACAACAACAGTCGCTGAAGGGGCCTACATTAAATAGCAGAAGCCATGAGCGCTTCTACCATAAACGCAAATGGGATATGCAATGTATGAAACATACCACAGAATAATTGTCATGGTATCTTTTATCATCACGATCTCTTCGTCTCTCACTTCTATCGTATCGGCCATCATCATAACTGTCCTCTCTATGACTGCGACTATGACTTCGACTTCGAGGAGATCTTGACCTCATGCGATCATCACGACCACGAGAACGTGAGCGGGAATGCTCATGTCTTCTATATGGACTCGGATCCCTCTCACGACTCGATTCTTTGTCACGTTCACGCTCACGGGATTCACGTCGTCTCCAATTACCATCTTTCCCACTGCCTCTTTCATAGTCTGAGTCATAACTATATCTACTGTACTCATGGTCCCTTTCACGGTTATCCTCCCTGTTCGGGTGCGCCATACGATGTTTGTAGTCATAATCATCATAGGGGTAGTCATCACGCTCGCGTCCCCCATACCTAGCAGGCCTGTCAAATCCAGCATCAGGGTAGTTGTCAAAACTGCATAAACCATCTCTGAATGTGTTAATCTCATGATACTTATCAGCTTCACAAATTTCATGATTGGAATCAACATACAGCTTCTCATGCCTCCTGGAATCTCTCTCCACAGGATACTCTTCTTCATAACTTCTTCTCCTTGTTTGAGGCCAATGTCCAACTGCTGGTGGCGGATGAGGGTAGTGCTCTCCTTCCAGTATATCACGGTGATAGGCACCCCGTGAGTAAACACCATCCCTCGAAAATCTATCATCTAGAAACCTCCCGTCATCATAAGAACCACCAGCCCTGCAAGAAAACCATGAGGCAAAGGCCAATTGGAAAAGGCAAAAaaataatggaagaaaatgaaGTGTCAAGTACCAACCTAAATAGGCAGTACATTAAAGATTTTAAATAGTTCTATTACATGTTCATGCAACAAATGTGACAAGTATTATTTGAAgtcttaaaaaaattaatttatcatcAAGCAACTTGATTACCCTTTTGGTGAAAGATGATAACACTCACCGGAAATCTGGCTCATGAACTCCTCTATAACCCTCCAAAGCCTGTGGATTCAAGAGAATAAGTTGTGTCAGCAAGTTATAATCAAGGATGGAAGTTTAGGCAAATCCATTCCACATCCTCACTCTCCCATGGCTTTCATTCATTGTTCTTTAAGAGATGCTGGAAAATTTTTGGACAATCACATGACCCTAGTTTCTTGTCTATCATCCATTATGTGATTAAGAAGGAAACCACAATTACGCTGTTATTTTCCCATCCATGATGGAGCCCATATCGACCAGGATCCATTTCTTGCAAGAGCCACTGGTGTTATCCCTGCAAAACTCTTGATGTTCTTTTTTGAAGTTTCAGCAGCAAGATGACTGTAAGGCTTTCCTGTAATGCATGCACAAATAGATAGTCAAGCCATCATGAACCAGGAAACAATCTTCATGATTTGGCCTCCCCTTTACTGGACTCCTCAAAATCAAAATCTTCCCAGAACAACTCTTGAAACAGTGTAACGTACAACTAAGATCTTCATGTAGGAATCATCAGATATAATGTTACTGAATATCATCTGAACCTGAAGAGATTACTAAACCCAAAGCAAAAGATATGGGTTCTCTTGTTCAAAAATAGAAAGCCACATGACAACTTTCTCAGTACAAAGGACATCACCACTTCAAAAAAAAGGTCATAGGATTACTC includes the following:
- the LOC107781047 gene encoding SUPPRESSOR OF ABI3-5 isoform X9, with protein sequence MAHPNREDNRERDHEYSRYSYDSDYERGSGKDGNWRRRESRERERDKESSRERDPSPYRRHEHSRSRSRGRDDRMRSRSPRSRSHSRSHREDSYDDGRYDRSERRRDRDDKRYHDNYSVAPSATVVVKGLSQKTTEEDLYQILAEWGPLRHVRVIKERNSGVSRGFAFIDFPSVGAAQAMMDKLGDEGLVVDGRKLFFEYSSKPTGGPGGPGSLDSASRSNHGNHRSITVPSDWMCTICGCVNFARRTSCFQCNEPRTDDAPPADMASSNSSSLGRRGEAGPTHVLVVRGLDENADEEMLRYEFSKHAPIKDLRLVRDKFTHVSRGFAFVHFYSVEEATKALEATNGTTLEKNGQILRVAYAKSILGPGSNASQTSSLAAAAIEAATFAQQYDAVGWAPKEYNPDDKLSTGGQERSGEVAGQNSAPQSGFVWDEASGYYYDAASGFYYDGNTGLYYDGNNGIWYTYDQKTQQYVPCTNHNDTKAAEGQTETTKSSDGSNTKKVVISAPAIVVAGEKASSLPDAIQAAASAAIAAEKKEKEKAKEIKLASKSSILANKKKMNNVLSMWKQRSHEGQAPRVALEDNQTVGEDRSNSVGPAAKTKLKAEPLTARENATASPGLAGNSTFQSVSFESPDKPRSVTNSSGGTLKGVIRGSGLGVVKSDTLYTGSSGSSSTSHTMPPSTAPSLTNADASAAPFRTDASALGSYMPPVPAGGGKRRFSEMPSQPPSTKEQSQTTTAYRDRAAERRSLYGSSSAFGDDASDLGDSNRDSTSRRGVFDPTPFPPGVGGGRSAEANSQSFEVISADRAIDESNVGNRMLRNMGWQEGLGLGKDGSGMVEPVQAQASERRAGLGIHQPKKVDPNLEVQAGDSYKTLIQKKAIARFREMS
- the LOC107781047 gene encoding SUPPRESSOR OF ABI3-5 isoform X3 codes for the protein MDPGRYGLHHGWENNSALEGYRGVHEPDFRAGGSYDDGRFLDDRFSRDGVYSRGAYHRDILEGEHYPHPPPAVGHWPQTRRRSYEEEYPVERDSRRHEKLFDNYPDAGFDRPARYGGRERDDYPYDDYDYKHRMAHPNREDNRERDHEYSRYSYDSDYERGSGKDGNWRRRESRERERDKESSRERDPSPYRRHEHSRSRSRGRDDRMRSRSPRSRSHSRSHREDSYDDGRYDRSERRRDRDDKRYHDNYSVAPSATVVVKGLSQKTTEEDLYQILAEWGPLRHVRVIKERNSGVSRGFAFIDFPSVGAAQAMMDKLGDEGLVVDGRKLFFEYSKPTGGPGGPGSLDSASRSNHGNHRSITVPSDWMCTICGCVNFARRTSCFQCNEPRTDDAPPADMASSNSSSLGRRGEAGPTHVLVVRGLDENADEEMLRYEFSKHAPIKDLRLVRDKFTHVSRGFAFVHFYSVEEATKALEATNGTTLEKNGQILRVAYAKSILGPGSNASQTSSLAAAAIEAATFAQQYDAVGWAPKEYNPDDKLSTGGQERSGEVAGQNSAPQSGFVWDEASGYYYDAASGFYYDGNTGLYYDGNNGIWYTYDQKTQQYVPCTNHNDTKAAEGQTETTKSSDGSNTKKVVISAPAIVVAGEKASSLPDAIQAAASAAIAAEKKEKEKAKEIKLASKSSILANKKKMNNVLSMWKQRSHEGQAPRVALEDNQTVGEDRSNSVGPAAKTKLKAEPLTARENATASPGLAGNSTFQSVSFESPDKPRSVTNSSGGTLKGVIRGSGLGVVKSDTLYTGSSGSSSTSHTMPPSTAPSLTNADASAAPFRTDASALGSYMPPVPAGGGKRRFSEMPSQPPSTKEQSQTTTAYRDRAAERRSLYGSSSAFGDDASDLGDSNRDSTSRRGVFDPTPFPPGVGGGRSAEANSQSFEVISADRAIDESNVGNRMLRNMGWQEGLGLGKDGSGMVEPVQAQASERRAGLGIHQPKKVDPNLEVQAGDSYKTLIQKKAIARFREMS
- the LOC107781047 gene encoding SUPPRESSOR OF ABI3-5 isoform X8, with the protein product MDPGRYGLHHGWENNSALEGYRGVHEPDFRAGGSYDDGRFLDDRFSRDGVYSRGAYHRDILEGEHYPHPPPAVGHWPQTRRRSYEEEYPVERDSRRHEKLFDNYPDAGFDRPARYGGRERDDYPYDDYDYKHRMAHPNREDNRERDHEYSRYSYDSDYERGSGKDGNWRRRESRERERDKESSRERDPSPYRRHEHSRSRSRGRDDRMRSRSPRSRSHSRSHREDSYDDGRYDRSERRRDRDDKRYHDNYSVAPSATVVVKGLSQKTTEEDLYQILAEWGPLRHVRVIKERNSGVSRGFAFIDFPSVGAAQAMMDKLGDEGLVVDGRKLFFEYSSKPTGGPGGPGSLDSASRSNHGNHRSITVPSDWMCTICGCVNFARRTSCFQCNEPRTDDAPPADMASSNSSSLGRRGEAGPTHVLVVRGLDENADEEMLRYEFSKHAPIKDLRLVRDKFTHVSRGFAFVHFYSVEEATKALEATNGTTLEKNGQILRVAYAKSILGPGSNASQTSSLAAAAIEAATFAQQYDAVGWAPKEYNPDDKLSTGGQERSGEVAGQNSAPQSGFVWDEASGYYYDAASGFYYDGNTGLYYDGNNGIWYTYDQKTQQYVPCTNHNDTKAAEGQTETTKSSDGSNTKKVVISAPAIVVAGEKASSLPDAIQAAASAAIAAEKKEKEKAKEIKLASKSSILANKKKMNNVLSMWKQRSHEGQAPRVALEDNQTVGEDRSNSVGPAAKTKLKAEPLTARENATASPGLAGNSTFQSVSFESPDKPRSVTNSSGGTLKGVIRGSGLGVVKSDTLYTGSSGSSSTSHTMPPSTAPSLTNADASAAPFRTDASALGSYMPPVPAGGGKRRFSEMPSQPPSTKEQSQTTTAYRDRAAERRSLYGSSSAFGDDASDLGDSSPDLA